A stretch of Campylobacter gracilis DNA encodes these proteins:
- a CDS encoding RNA ligase codes for MRKFIVVRGHAGSGKTTFAKEKIKEFKNEYPQAQIYHLENDMFLTDKAGVYTWSPKLLEDAKRKVAREIKQAYKFALENKTKDVLIVLSNVSARTKELLSLKEQAAQNGFIFECFRMQNFFASEHDVDENTVIAMFIKVTNNKIEGEILIPPVNPMSQSVAQKIKDAAALNRRDLPFDAAQNTYVTKKYIAATQDKRLWSARQSELYPELRTYKYSKRVFFKADWDKALLEMRGLIMDDNLNIIVRPFKKVYNYSEFTSRKSLYPIDITDDTPVLAVRKVNGFLGCCTYVDIGESGASFNRRVIYSTTGSTDSRFAQMAREHCCKFEEIFKRYPNKTFLFEITDESDPHIVEEELGETFIGLIDVKTGAQASEFELDKIAASTAGALKRPFYKEGEQYLKTSFSELKNIVKEAKFEGFMVYIPSQNDFCFKMKTPYYLVNKFFARSKNEALSGKLDKTKLDEEFHPLVDHIKANEREFRSLDEQGKLGFIKEFLEKI; via the coding sequence ATGAGAAAATTTATAGTCGTTCGCGGACACGCGGGCTCTGGTAAAACGACTTTCGCAAAAGAGAAAATTAAAGAATTTAAAAACGAATATCCGCAGGCGCAAATTTATCATCTGGAAAACGATATGTTTTTAACTGATAAGGCGGGGGTTTATACTTGGTCGCCGAAGCTTTTGGAGGACGCGAAGCGCAAGGTCGCTCGCGAGATAAAGCAGGCGTATAAATTTGCTCTGGAAAACAAGACCAAAGACGTTCTTATCGTGCTTAGCAACGTGAGCGCGCGCACCAAAGAGCTGCTAAGCCTAAAAGAGCAAGCCGCCCAGAATGGATTTATTTTCGAATGCTTTAGAATGCAAAATTTCTTCGCTTCCGAGCACGACGTCGATGAAAATACGGTAATAGCGATGTTTATCAAGGTCACAAACAACAAAATAGAGGGCGAAATTTTAATCCCGCCCGTTAATCCTATGAGCCAAAGCGTAGCGCAAAAGATTAAAGACGCGGCGGCTCTAAACAGGCGCGATCTGCCCTTTGATGCGGCGCAAAATACCTACGTAACGAAAAAATATATCGCCGCTACGCAGGATAAAAGGCTCTGGAGTGCGCGTCAAAGCGAGCTTTATCCCGAGCTTCGCACCTACAAATACTCAAAACGCGTCTTTTTCAAAGCCGATTGGGATAAGGCGCTACTTGAGATGCGCGGGCTCATAATGGACGATAATCTAAATATCATCGTGCGTCCGTTTAAAAAAGTCTATAACTATTCGGAATTTACCTCGCGCAAAAGTCTTTATCCTATCGATATCACAGACGATACGCCCGTGCTTGCCGTACGAAAGGTAAACGGCTTTTTGGGGTGTTGCACCTACGTAGATATTGGCGAGAGCGGCGCGAGTTTTAACCGCCGCGTCATCTACTCCACGACGGGATCGACCGATAGTAGATTTGCACAGATGGCGCGCGAGCACTGCTGCAAATTTGAAGAGATTTTCAAACGCTATCCAAATAAAACTTTTTTATTTGAGATCACCGACGAGAGCGACCCGCACATCGTAGAAGAGGAGCTTGGAGAGACTTTTATCGGACTTATCGACGTTAAAACCGGCGCGCAAGCAAGCGAATTTGAGCTGGATAAAATCGCCGCAAGTACCGCTGGCGCGCTAAAAAGACCTTTTTATAAGGAGGGCGAGCAGTATCTAAAAACGAGCTTTTCGGAGCTAAAAAATATAGTCAAAGAGGCGAAATTCGAGGGCTTTATGGTGTATATCCCGAGCCAAAACGATTTTTGTTTTAAGATGAAAACGCCTTATTATCTCGTGAATAAATTTTTCGCTCGCAGTAAAAACGAGGCGCTTTCCGGCAAACTGGATAAAACCAAGCTCGATGAGGAATTTCACCCATTGGTTGATCACATCAAAGCAAATGAGCGAGAATTCAGATCCCTTGACGAGCAGGGCAAGCTAGGCTTTATAAAAGAATTTTTAGAAAAAATTTAA
- a CDS encoding WG repeat-containing protein produces MKKILAVLLLGLLGLEAKIIGQGELADYGLVFADGNAVDKDGNIKAVGKNFMVTGTFSDGLTVVFIGEQTFFMDESGRLALRLAPGTGFKTSFTEGLAGIAKNGKFGLIDKTGKVVVEPKFDDMGIAFRDGAIVVGEMKYGRMKYGYVDKNGRTIITPRYDEVRSFSDGLASVRIGDKWSVIDKSGATVSKLNLGRPVTFTEGLAPVKFNGLYSFVDKDASVVIEPKFELASLFSEGLAAVKSGGKWGFIDKSGNFAIEPRFDEVNKFKEERAVVRVGELWGIIDKSGKFILEPQKLDYIFDEFYGGMLNFRVNRKSGCLDIDGKVAIEPKFDSISVFEGNATAASVDYKSVFIDKKGRILPISYYFEIED; encoded by the coding sequence ATGAAAAAAATTTTAGCGGTGCTGCTCTTAGGCTTGCTCGGTCTTGAAGCTAAGATAATCGGGCAGGGCGAGCTAGCGGACTACGGGCTGGTTTTTGCGGACGGCAATGCCGTGGATAAAGACGGCAACATAAAAGCCGTAGGTAAAAATTTTATGGTCACGGGAACCTTTTCCGACGGTCTTACCGTGGTTTTTATAGGCGAACAGACATTTTTTATGGACGAAAGCGGCAGACTTGCCTTACGTTTGGCGCCCGGTACGGGCTTTAAAACTAGCTTTACCGAGGGGTTAGCAGGCATCGCCAAAAACGGTAAATTCGGTCTCATAGATAAAACAGGTAAGGTCGTAGTAGAACCCAAATTTGACGATATGGGTATAGCCTTCAGAGATGGCGCGATAGTCGTGGGTGAGATGAAATACGGCAGGATGAAATACGGTTACGTGGATAAAAACGGCAGAACAATCATTACTCCGCGCTATGACGAGGTAAGGTCGTTTTCCGATGGACTAGCCTCGGTGCGCATCGGCGATAAATGGAGCGTGATAGACAAAAGCGGCGCTACCGTTTCAAAGCTAAATTTGGGCCGCCCGGTAACTTTTACGGAAGGCTTGGCGCCCGTAAAATTTAACGGACTTTATAGCTTTGTGGACAAGGACGCAAGCGTCGTTATAGAGCCTAAATTTGAATTAGCGTCGCTCTTTAGCGAAGGACTAGCGGCCGTAAAATCGGGCGGCAAATGGGGTTTTATAGACAAAAGCGGAAATTTCGCGATAGAACCGCGTTTTGACGAAGTAAATAAATTTAAAGAAGAACGTGCCGTAGTGAGGGTCGGCGAGCTGTGGGGTATCATAGATAAAAGCGGTAAATTTATCCTTGAGCCACAAAAATTAGACTATATATTTGACGAGTTTTACGGCGGAATGTTAAATTTCAGGGTAAATAGAAAAAGCGGTTGCCTAGACATAGACGGCAAGGTCGCCATAGAACCAAAATTCGATAGTATATCTGTTTTTGAGGGCAACGCGACGGCCGCTAGTGTAGACTACAAAAGCGTGTTTATCGATAAAAAGGGCCGAATTTTGCCTATTTCTTACTACTTTGAGATAGAAGATTGA
- a CDS encoding metallophosphoesterase translates to MIFFTSDLHFYHGNIMKYCPKFRNFNDVAEMNEKLIELWNAVVGPEDTVYDLGDFAFCNKLKDLKSVARRLNGSHVLILGNHDTLISQNKEALLRELKDDGNPIFSDILHYKELNFDGGAGAIKDGKTGMSICMFHYPVEEHNRAQKGSFMLHGHLHDRASSLEGRILNVGFDSHGKILSLDEIVQILGQKQIAARYL, encoded by the coding sequence ATGATATTTTTTACCTCCGATTTGCATTTTTATCACGGCAATATTATGAAATACTGCCCTAAATTTAGGAATTTTAACGACGTAGCCGAGATGAATGAAAAGCTAATAGAGCTTTGGAATGCCGTAGTGGGGCCCGAGGATACGGTTTATGATCTGGGCGATTTTGCATTTTGCAATAAATTAAAGGATCTAAAAAGCGTCGCGCGTAGGCTAAACGGCTCGCATGTGCTGATTTTAGGCAACCACGATACGCTCATTAGCCAAAACAAAGAAGCGCTGCTACGCGAGCTAAAAGACGACGGAAATCCTATCTTTAGCGATATCTTGCACTACAAGGAGCTAAATTTTGACGGCGGCGCGGGCGCGATAAAGGACGGCAAGACGGGTATGAGCATCTGTATGTTTCACTATCCCGTAGAGGAGCACAACCGCGCCCAGAAAGGCTCTTTTATGCTTCACGGACACTTGCATGACCGCGCTTCCAGCCTAGAGGGGCGCATACTAAACGTAGGCTTTGACTCGCACGGCAAAATTTTAAGCCTAGATGAGATCGTGCAAATTTTAGGGCAAAAGCAAATCGCCGCAAGATATTTGTGA